A genome region from Salvia splendens isolate huo1 chromosome 19, SspV2, whole genome shotgun sequence includes the following:
- the LOC121780075 gene encoding uncharacterized protein LOC121780075, translating into MSEQSLSVESNANGDAALPLSVVSNPNANVALPVDVYTPVASTNARVQNLHHQQASVGWVARSVEARIKDNPKYKPKEILQDIRDQHGIAVSYMQAWCGKERSMAALHGTYEEDRVHLKGKYIGTLLCAAAVDADDHLFPLAIAVVDVESDENWMWFVSELRKLLGVNTDSISRLTILSERTPGLVEAFETHFPNAFNGFCLRFVSENFRDTFKNSKLVNIFWSVAYALTTTEFESKISEMVQISEEVVPWLHYFNPQLWAVTYLEGVRYGHFMLNFTEILYIWALECHELPIVETMEHIRHQMASWFHQRLNVGMQLASILVPSAEKRISEAISDASCYKVLRANEVEFEIVSSERTNIVDVRIRICSCRRWQLYTRPQP; encoded by the exons ATGTCAGAACAGAGCTTATCCGTAGAGTCGAACGCGAATGGAGATGCTGCTTTGCCCTTATCTGTAGTGTCGAATCCGAATGCTAATGTTGCTTTACCCGTTGATGTGTATACACCGGTTGCTAGCACGAATGCAA GGGTTCAGAATCTCCACCACCAGCAGGCTTCTGTGGGTTGGGTGGCGCGGTCTGTAGAGGCACGGATAAAGGATAATCCGAAGTATAAGCCGAAGGAGATCTTGCAAGACATTCGTGACCAGCATGGGATTGCCGTCTCGTATATGCAGGCGTGGTGTGGGAAGGAGCGTAGTATGGCTGCTTTACACGGGACTTACGAGGAAG ACAGAGTCCATCTCAAAGGGAAGTACATAGGTACATTGCTCTGCGCTGCTGCTGTTGATGCCGATGATCACCTCTTCCCGTTGGCAATTGCTGTCGTGGACGTGGAAAGTGACGAGAACTGGATGTGGTTTGTGTCTGAGCTGCGGAAGCTTCTTGGGGTGAACACGGACAGCATCTCGAGGCTCACTATACTCTCCGAGAGAACACCGGGTCTGGTGGAGGCCTTTGAGACGCATTTCCCCAACGCGTTCAACGGATTCTGCCTGCGATTCGTCAGCGAGAACTTCCGCGACACATTCAAGAACTCGAAGCTGGTGAACATATTCTGGAGTGTTGCCTACGCGCTCACAACGACGGAATTCGAATCCAAAATCTCGGAGATGGTGCAGATCTCGGAGGAAGTCGTGCCCTGGCTGCACTATTTCAACCCTCAGCTGTGGGCCGTGACGTACTTGGAAGGCGTACGCTACGGCCATTTCATGCTGAACTTCACTGAGATACTCTACATTTGGGCATTGGAGTGCCACGAGCTCCCCATCGTGGAGACGATGGAGCACATTCGCCATCAAATGGCGTCGTGGTTCCATCAACGTCTCAACGTGGGGATGCAGCTCGCCTCGATCCTCGTCCCCTCCGCCGAGAAGCGGATCTCGGAAGCCATCTCCGACGCTAGTTGCTACAAAGTGCTCCGTGCGAACGAGGTCGAGTTTGAGATCGTCTCCTCCGAGCGGACAAACATCGTGGACGTAAGGATCCGGATATGCTCGTGCCGCCGCTGGCAGCTGTACACGCGGCCGCAGCCCTGA
- the LOC121779969 gene encoding uncharacterized protein LOC121779969 isoform X1: MVVSAANAFAKEMSIRKRIAGIYNKREDDFSSLREYNDYLEEVEDMIINLVEGINVPAIEARISEYQRENAEQIMNAQARKAEEYASALAASKGQVQTTGIDVCHLSRFTSSIQSCGSQAGTSNVPQGQYAPAVAGGIAQPRPMGIPNPLGSGHDMMGLEYEDEETRRIRAEKAARAGGWSFEISKKRALEEAFASIWV; this comes from the exons ATGGTGGTTTCTGCAGCGAACGCCTTCGCCAAGGAAATGAGCATAAGGAAAAGGATTGCTGGCAT ATACAATAAACGAGAAGATGACTTTTCATCGTTGCGTGAATACAATGACTACTTGGAAGAGGTAGAAGATATGA TAATTAATTTAGTTGAGGGGATAAATGTTCCCGCTATCGAAGCAAGAATTTCCGAGTACCAGAGAGAAAACGCTGAGCAGATCATGAACGCTCAAGCTCGCAAG GCTGAGGAATATGCATCTGCTTTAGCAGCAAGCAAAGGACAAGTTCAAACAACTGGCATCGATGTT TGTCATTTATCTCGTTTCACTTCATCAATACAGTCCTGCGGCTCCCAAGCAGGCACGAGCAACGTTCCACAGGGGCAATACGCACCTGCAGTTGCTGGAGGAATTGCACAGCCTCGGCCGATGGGCATACCTAACCCACTTGGGTCAGGTCATGACATGATGGGACTTGAATACGAAGATGAAGAAACAAGGAGAATCCGAGCAGAGAAGGCCGCTAGGGCGGGTGGATGGAGTTTTGAGATAAGCAAGAAAAGGGCTCTTGAAGAAGCTTTTGCTAGCATTTGGGTATGA
- the LOC121779969 gene encoding uncharacterized protein LOC121779969 isoform X3: MVVSAANAFAKEMSIRKRIAGIYNKREDDFSSLREYNDYLEEVEDMIINLVEGINVPAIEARISEYQRENAEQIMNAQARKSCGSQAGTSNVPQGQYAPAVAGGIAQPRPMGIPNPLGSGHDMMGLEYEDEETRRIRAEKAARAGGWSFEISKKRALEEAFASIWV, encoded by the exons ATGGTGGTTTCTGCAGCGAACGCCTTCGCCAAGGAAATGAGCATAAGGAAAAGGATTGCTGGCAT ATACAATAAACGAGAAGATGACTTTTCATCGTTGCGTGAATACAATGACTACTTGGAAGAGGTAGAAGATATGA TAATTAATTTAGTTGAGGGGATAAATGTTCCCGCTATCGAAGCAAGAATTTCCGAGTACCAGAGAGAAAACGCTGAGCAGATCATGAACGCTCAAGCTCGCAAG TCCTGCGGCTCCCAAGCAGGCACGAGCAACGTTCCACAGGGGCAATACGCACCTGCAGTTGCTGGAGGAATTGCACAGCCTCGGCCGATGGGCATACCTAACCCACTTGGGTCAGGTCATGACATGATGGGACTTGAATACGAAGATGAAGAAACAAGGAGAATCCGAGCAGAGAAGGCCGCTAGGGCGGGTGGATGGAGTTTTGAGATAAGCAAGAAAAGGGCTCTTGAAGAAGCTTTTGCTAGCATTTGGGTATGA
- the LOC121779969 gene encoding uncharacterized protein LOC121779969 isoform X2 translates to MVVSAANAFAKEMSIRKRIAGIYNKREDDFSSLREYNDYLEEVEDMIINLVEGINVPAIEARISEYQRENAEQIMNAQARKAEEYASALAASKGQVQTTGIDVSCGSQAGTSNVPQGQYAPAVAGGIAQPRPMGIPNPLGSGHDMMGLEYEDEETRRIRAEKAARAGGWSFEISKKRALEEAFASIWV, encoded by the exons ATGGTGGTTTCTGCAGCGAACGCCTTCGCCAAGGAAATGAGCATAAGGAAAAGGATTGCTGGCAT ATACAATAAACGAGAAGATGACTTTTCATCGTTGCGTGAATACAATGACTACTTGGAAGAGGTAGAAGATATGA TAATTAATTTAGTTGAGGGGATAAATGTTCCCGCTATCGAAGCAAGAATTTCCGAGTACCAGAGAGAAAACGCTGAGCAGATCATGAACGCTCAAGCTCGCAAG GCTGAGGAATATGCATCTGCTTTAGCAGCAAGCAAAGGACAAGTTCAAACAACTGGCATCGATGTT TCCTGCGGCTCCCAAGCAGGCACGAGCAACGTTCCACAGGGGCAATACGCACCTGCAGTTGCTGGAGGAATTGCACAGCCTCGGCCGATGGGCATACCTAACCCACTTGGGTCAGGTCATGACATGATGGGACTTGAATACGAAGATGAAGAAACAAGGAGAATCCGAGCAGAGAAGGCCGCTAGGGCGGGTGGATGGAGTTTTGAGATAAGCAAGAAAAGGGCTCTTGAAGAAGCTTTTGCTAGCATTTGGGTATGA
- the LOC121778234 gene encoding probable alkaline/neutral invertase D, translated as MDCVKVLLDGGKGGVESGLKNVSSHCSISEMDDYDLSKLLERPRLNIERQRSFDERSLSELSVGLSRGLDHYESAYSPGRSALDTPASSARNSFEPHPMVADAWEALRRSLVHFRGQPVGTIAAYDHASEEVLNYDQVFVRDFVPSALAFLMNGEPDIVKNFLLKTLQLQGWEKRIDRFKLGEGAMPASFKVLHDPVRRTDTIVADFGESAIGRVAPIDSGFWWIILLRAYTKSTGDLSLAETPECQKGMRLILALCLSEGFDTFPTLLCADGCSMIDRRMGIYGYPIEIQSLFFMALRAALAMLKHDAEGKEFIERIVKRLHALSYHMRSYFWLDFQQLNDIYRYKTEEYSHTAVNKFNVIPDSIPDWVFDFMPTRGGYFIGNVSPARMDFRWFALGNCVAILSSLATPEQASAIMDLFEERWEELVGEMPLKICYPAIESHEWRIVTGCDPKNTRWSYHNGGSWPVLLWLLTAACIKTGRPQIARRAIDLAESRLLKDSWPEYYDGKLGRYIGKQARKYQTWSIAGYLVAKMMLEDPSHLGMISLEEDKQMKPVLKRSSSWTC; from the exons ATGGATTGTGTCAAGGTTCTTCTTGATGGGGGAAAGGGAGGAGTGGAGTCGGGGCTCAAGAATGTGAGCTCCCACTGCTCGATTTCCGAGATGGATGATTATGATCTCTCGAAGCTACTTGAGAGGCCTAGATTGAACATTGAGAGGCAGAGGTCGTTCGATGAGAGGTCATTGAGTGAGCTATCAGTTGGTCTGTCTCGAGGTCTGGATCACTACGAGAGTGCTTACTCCCCAGGGCGGTCAGCGTTGGACACCCCTGCCTCGTCTGCTAGGAACTCGTTCGAGCCACATCCAATGGTTGCTGATGCTTGGGAAGCCCTCAGGCGCTCGTTGGTGCACTTTCGTGGCCAGCCAGTTGGCACTATTGCTGCTTATGATCACGCTTCCGAGGAGGTCTTGAATTACGATCAG GTGTTTGTTCGTGATTTTGTGCCGAGTGCGTTGGCCTTCTTGATGAACGGGGAGCCAGATATAGTGAAGAACTTCTTGTTAAAGACGCTTCAACTTCAAGGATGGGAGAAGAGAATCGACCGGTTCAAGCTTGGCGAGGGCGCTATGCCGGCTAGTTTCAAAGTGCTTCACGACCCTGTTCGCAGAACTGACACTATTGTGGCAGATTTCGGTGAAAGTGCTATTGGAAGAGTGGCTCCGATTGATTCCGGATTCTGGTGGATCATTCTACTCCGTGCATACACAAAGTCGACTGGAGACCTCTCTCTGGCTGAGACACCTGAGTGCCAGAAGGGGATGAGGCTTATCCTGGCACTGTGTCTGTCCGAAGGCTTTGATACATTCCCGACATTGCTGTGTGCTGACGGTTGCTCGATGATTGATCGTAGAATG GGAATCTATGGCTACCCGATCGAGATCCAATCACTCTTCTTTATGGCACTGCGAGCTGCTCTAGCCATGTTGAAGCACGACGCAGAAGGCAAGGAGTTCATTGAGAGAATAGTGAAGCGTCTCCACGCCTTGAGTTACCACATGAGGAGCTACTTCTGGCTCGATTTTCAACAACTGAACGACATATACCGGTACAAAACCGAGGAATACTCTCACACTGCTGTCAACAAGTTCAATGTGATTCCTGATTCGATCCCCGACTGGGTGTTCGACTTCATGCCAACTCGCGGTGGTTACTTCATCGGAAATGTTAGCCCTGCGAGGATGGATTTTAGATGGTTCGCTCTCGGCAATTGCGTTGCTATACTGTCCTCCCTTGCCACCCCCGAACAAGCTTCCGCAATTATGGACCTCTTCGAGGAGAGATGGGAGGAGCTTGTCGGAGAGATGCCCTTGAAGATATGTTATCCGGCTATTGAGAGCCACGAGTGGCGCATTGTGACCGGATGTGATCCAAAGAACACGAGATGGAGCTATCACAACGGAGGTTCTTGGCCAG TGCTTCTATGGTTGCTAACAGCTGCGTGCATCAAAACTGGACGCCCACAAATCGCGAGACGAGCAATCGACCTTGCAGAGAGCCGCTTGCTGAAGGATAGCTGGCCCGAGTACTATGACGGGAAGCTAGGAAGATACATTGGGAAGCAAGCAAGAAAATACCAGACATGGTCCATTGCCGGATACCTTGTGGCAAAGATGATGCTCGAGGACCCCTCGCACTTGGGCATGATCTCGCTCGAAGAGGACAAGCAGATGAAGCCCGTGCTCAAGAGATCCTCGTCGTGGACCTGCTGA